A part of Candida albicans SC5314 chromosome 2, complete sequence genomic DNA contains:
- a CDS encoding uncharacterized protein (Protein with homology to magnesium-dependent endonucleases and phosphatases; regulated by Sef1, Sfu1, and Hap43; Spider biofilm induced), with the protein MLSRVVFIILHWTLLVLADSRTTSALDITIYSNNVRYAASRRGRGRDELPWKIRKHGVVDAIKSQSGVDPILIGLQEVTHAQLKDILKGLNKKNSEDDRRWTFFGVGRDNGHKKGEYSPILYNTAEWNLLNGTYKWLSFTPDKPSKYPGASKKRIVTMGTFSHVKTGKVVNFVNTHLDHRSVKSREYSAKLIIQYIKSIPNYFPTFLCGDFNSLDTDKAYATFSHYMVDASHVAEKKYDTNLKTFSGFGNGTSYSIDFIWSPMDTNDNSGTNALSYTVLDNLFDEGHRFSDHRPVMARYSVTS; encoded by the coding sequence ATGCTTAGCCGAGTAGTTTTCATAATTCTCCACTGGACCCTTCTAGTTCTTGCTGATTCTAGAACGACAAGTGCCTTGGACATAACAATCTATAGCAATAATGTTCGTTATGCTGCCTCTAGGCGAGGAAGAGGTCGTGATGAATTACCATGGAAAATAAGAAAACATGGTGTGGTTGATGCAATTAAATCGCAATCCGGAGTTGATCCAATTTTGATAGGACTACAAGAGGTTACACATGCACAGTTAAAAGATATATTGAAAGGAttaaataagaaaaattcAGAAGACGATAGACGGTGGAcattttttggtgttggtaGAGACAATGGTCATAAAAAAGGTGAATATTCTCCCATACTATACAATACAGCAGAATGGAACCTATTAAATGGAACTTATAAATGGTTGAGCTTCACCCCTGATAAGCCTTCGAAGTATCCAGGAGCAAGTAAGAAAAGAATAGTCACAATGGGTACTTTTAGCCATGTCAAAACTGGGAAAGTTGTTAATTTTGTCAATACTCATTTAGACCATAGGTCTGTTAAGTCAAGAGAATACAGTGCCAAACtaattattcaatatattAAATCGATACCCAATTATTTCCCTACATTCTTGTGTGGAGATTTCAATTCCCTTGACACTGATAAGGCATATGCAACTTTTTCTCACTATATGGTAGATGCATCACATGTTgctgaaaagaaatatgaCACCAATCTCAAAACTTTTTCAGGATTTGGCAATGGTACCAGCTACAGTATAGATTTTATTTGGTCTCCAATGGATACCAACGATAATTCTGGAACCAATGCACTTTCTTACACCGTGTTAgataatttgtttgatgAAGGACATAGGTTTAGTGATCACAGGCCAGTGATGGCACGTTATTCTGTAACTAGTTAA
- a CDS encoding m-AAA protease subunit (Ortholog(s) have ATP binding, ATPase activity, metallopeptidase activity, role in protein complex assembly, signal peptide processing and m-AAA complex, mitochondrial inner boundary membrane localization), with amino-acid sequence MLKEFDEKCKEFEEIKGVNTLYPDLVDIIIKDIKETFAKDHKELAELTTDEILQTVRIYYELSNQHLYLDELEFNKPEVQKLFETYNKLDNTEEPDYNKIANDLGLNPQAVKLWIEIFQTLESVDFAVDGRKSFPLCPPEYNLLINLKQVRENIEKITPKARQDPFGMFFNKANPKQDDKDSSKNKSNEDTKDKKKIVDISIELTPKNIFIYTLVFSLATSLILGMGSSNDDTEINFQSFVTDYLTKNLVKKVTVINNSVVEVELNENGASQHNQQKRLYFTIGSVESFERNLREAQDKYDIPPQLRVPIHYTTKGNMARFLINFLPTLLFLGAIYWMTKKAASSMGGMGPMGFGKSTAKKFNQETDVKIKFKDVAGMAEAKQEVMEFVKFLQNPEKYEKLGAKIPRGAILSGPPGTGKTLLAKATAGEAGVPFYSVSGSEFVEMFVGVGASRVRDLFKTARENAPSIVFVDEIDAIGKQRSKGNATGANDERETTLNQLLVEMDGFDTSDHVVVLAGTNRPDILDRALMRPGRFDRHVHIDNPELLGRKEIFDVHLQKITLQKDIDPDLSGRLAALTPGFSGADIANVCNEAALIAARYNAEFVTLRHFELAIERVIGGVEKKSKLLNPEEQKIVAYHEAGHAICGWYLKYAHPLLKVSIIPRGQGALGYAQYLPPDQYLMSTLQLYDRMIMTLGGRVSEELHFASVTSGAHDDFKKVTGIAQSMVLRFGMSKTVGMVNYYDTRSQDDLTKPFSDETSRIIDSEVQRIVSDCYQKCKQLLTEKSKEVELVAQELLKKEFITREDMIRLLGKRPFPETNDAFDKYLDGKPAFKNEQPENEKKDSAN; translated from the coding sequence ATGTTGAAAGAATTTGACGAAAAATGTAAGGAGTTCGAAGAAATTAAAGGAGTCAACACCCTTTATCCTGACTTGgttgatattattatcaaagaTATAAAAGAAACGTTTGCTAAAGATCACAAGGAATTGGCAGAATTGACAACCGACGAGATCTTACAAACGGTTCGTATCTACTATGAATTACTGAATCAACATCTATATTTAgatgaattggaatttAATAAGCCTGAAgttcaaaaattgtttgaaacCTATAATAAGTTAGATAACACAGAAGAACCAGATTACAATAAAATTGCCAATGACTTGGGTTTAAACCCACAAGCTGTTAAGCTTTGGATcgaaatttttcaaacccTTGAATCAGTTGATTTTGCTGTTGATGGAAGGAAATCATTCCCCCTTTGTCCTCCAGAATACAATCTTCTCattaatttgaaacaagTGAGAGaaaacattgaaaaaattaccCCCAAGGCACGTCAAGATCCCTTTGGAATGTTCTTCAACAAAGCCAATCCCAAGCAAGATGATAAAGACAGttctaaaaataaatccaaTGAAGATACCAAggacaaaaagaaaattgttgatattctGATTGAATTGACTCCGAAAAACATTTTCATCTATACACTTGTGTTTTCATTGGCCACTTCCTTAATATTAGGGATGGGGTCGTCTAATGACGATACTGAAATTAACTTCCAAAGTTTTGTGACTGATTATTTGACTAAAAATCTTGTTAAGAAAGTAACTGTTATTAACAATTCGgttgttgaagttgaacTTAACGAGAACGGAGCTCTGCAacataatcaacaaaagaGATTATATTTCACTATTGGATCGGTTGAATCTTTTGAACGTAACTTGCGTGAAGCTCAAGACAAATACGACATTCCACCACAATTGCGTGTGCCTATACACTACACCACTAAGGGAAACATGGCTAGATTTTTGATCAACTTTTTGCCAacattgttatttttagGCGCCATTTATTGGATGACAAAGAAGGCTGCCTCGTCAATGGGTGGAATGGGACCTATGGGCTTCGGAAAATCAactgcaaaaaaatttaatcaaGAAACTGAtgttaaaattaaattcaaagatGTTGCAGGTATGGCAGAAGCTAAACAAGAAGTTATGGAATTTGTTAAATTCTTGCAAAATCcagaaaaatatgaaaaattgggtgCTAAAATTCCCCGTGGAGCTATTTTATCTGGTCCCCCAGGTACTGGTAAAACGTTACTTGCCAAGGCAACTGCTGGTGAAGCAGGGGTTCCGTTTTATTCTGTTTCCGGTTcagaatttgttgaaatgtttgttggtgttggtgcATCTAGAGTTCGTGATTTGTTTAAAACTGCACGAGAAAATGCCCCTTCAATTGtgtttgttgatgaaattgatgctATTGGTAAACAACGTTCCAAGGGGAATGCTACCGGTGCCAATGATGAACGTGAAACAacattgaatcaattgttggTAGAAATGGACGGGTTTGATACTAGTGACCACGTCGTTGTCTTAGCTGGTACGAATAGACCTGATATTTTGGATAGGGCATTGATGAGACCAGGTAGATTTGATAGACATGTTCATATTGACAATCCCGAATTATTGGGAAGAAAAGAGATTTTTGATGTGCATTTGCAAAAAATCACCTTAcaaaaagatattgatCCCGATTTATCAGGCAGATTAGCTGCTTTAACTCCTGGATTTTCTGGAGCAGATATTGCCAATGTTTGTAATGAGGCAGCATTAATTGCAGCCAGATATAATGCTGAATTTGTCACTTTGAGGCATTTTGAATTAGCTATCGAGAGGGTTATTGGAGGTGTTGAAAAGAAATcgaaattattgaatccCGAAGAACAGAAGATTGTTGCTTATCATGAAGCTGGACATGCCATTTGTGGGTGGTACTTGAAATACGCTCATCCATTATTGAAAGTCTCGATTATCCCTAGAGGTCAAGGTGCGTTAGGGTATGCACAATATTTGCCACCTGATCAGTACTTGATGTCAACTTTACAATTATACGATAGAATGATCATGACTCTTGGTGGAAGAGTCTCAGAAGAATTACATTTTGCTTCAGTTACAAGTGGTGCCCATGACGATTTCAAAAAAGTGACTGGGATTGCACAATCTATGGTTTTGAGATTTGGTATGTCTAAAACAGTTGGTATGGTGAATTATTATGATACACGCTCTCAAGATGATTTGACCAAACCGTTCAGTGACGAGACCAGTAGAATAATTGACAGTGAAGTACAGAGAATTGTTAGTGATTGTTATCAAAAATGTAAACAATTGTTGactgaaaaatcaaaagaagTTGAACTAGTGGCCCAagaattgttgaagaagGAATTTATCACTCGTGAAGATATGATTAGATTATTGGGTAAACGTCCCTTCCCAGAAACAAATGATGCCTTTGATAAGTATCTTGATGGTAAACCTGCCTTCAAAAATGAACAAccagaaaatgaaaaaaaggaTTCTGCAAATTAA
- the NPL6 gene encoding Npl6p (Putative nuclear protein localization factor; Hap43-induced; Spider biofilm repressed), with translation MPRIKNQVEKEEQLIEEPKHERDNEYKDEQGVEPQEEEQDDDNDDDDEQLAEEDSEIAPARKRGRKRKITTVVEDEDNNTTKIRKKVKSEDDEGQAANENEEEDDDDDEEEEEADEEDDDDGETEGDGKKKRGRKKKPKVQLYGDDVFDDEGNPLIIENDEVVIPQEDPKGKEKIDELGYLQGDRKFRMKTFKLLGKGDRLYMISTEPARLVGFRDSYLLFKTHRTLFKKVADNDEKMDLIQRGIIPNSYKGRAVNLVTARSIFREFGSRMIENGKKVIDDFWEQRAIDNGDIPGELADPDQLYKTKLSNVLGDSGIVSTGHATPLTATPIVNYQGDPTWMYQIAKQTSEYNKKLYELRTNNMYKGYKDTYTNLTLYPQSTQPTQIKYSKFNNNNGKLVYDIVMTNKNIRKPITRLAKVPQAILNEIDDPEIKQAIIDQQEYEISAREI, from the coding sequence ATGCcaagaatcaaaaatcaaGTAGAAAAGGAGGAACAGTTAATAGAAGAACCAAAACACGAGAGAGATAATGAGTATAAAGATGAACAAGGGGTAGAGCCACAGGAAGAGGAGCaggatgatgataatgatgatgatgatgaacaaCTCGCCGAAGAAGATTCTGAAATCGCCCCAGCACGCAAAAGAGGTAGAAAACGGAAAATCACAACCgttgttgaagatgaagataacAATACCACAAAAATTAGAAAGAAAGTTAAAagtgaagatgatgaaggtCAAGCagcaaatgaaaatgaagaagaagatgacgacgacgacgaagaagaagaagaagctgatgaagaagatgacgatgacGGAGAAACTGAGGGGGAcgggaagaaaaaaagaggtagaaagaagaaaccCAAAGTACAACTTTATGGGGATGATGtatttgatgatgaggGAAACCCCTtaataatagaaaatgatgaagttGTCATTCCACAAGAAGATCCAAAGgggaaagaaaagattgaTGAATTGGGTTATCTTCAAGGGGACAGAAAATTTCGAATGAAAACATTTAAATTGTTAGGCAAAGGTGATAGATTATACATGATATCTACTGAGCCTGCCAGATTGGTTGGATTCCGTGATTCGTATTTGTTATTTAAAACTCACCGTACCTTGTTTAAAAAAGTAGCCGATAATGATGAGAAAATGGATCTTATCCAACGAGGGATCATCCCAAACTCATATAAAGGAAGAGCTGTCAATTTAGTAACAGCAAGATCCATATTTAGAGAATTTGGTTCGAGAATGATTGAGAATGGCAAAAAGGtgattgatgatttctGGGAACAACGGGCAATTGACAATGGTGATATACCTGGTGAATTGGCAGATCCTGATCAATTGTACAAGACTAAATTGTCCAATGTTTTAGGTGATTCTGGCATAGTCAGTACTGGTCATGCGACTCCGTTAACTGCGACTCCAATTGTCAATTATCAAGGAGATCCTACTTGGATGTATCAAATTGCCAAACAAACATCTGAATACAATAAGAAATTATATGAACTCAGAACTAATAATATGTATAAAGGCTATAAAGATACTTACACGAATTTGACTTTATATCCACAATCAACACAACCAACCCAGATAAAGTATCTGAAatttaacaacaataatggGAAATTGGTGTACGACATTGTCAtgacaaataaaaatataaggAAGCCAATTACTAGATTGGCAAAAGTGCCGCAAGCTATATTGAATGAGATAGATGATCCAGAGATAAAACAAGCAATAATCGATCAACAAGAATATGAAATTAGTGCTAGAGAaatataa
- the FGR15 gene encoding Fgr15p (Putative transcription factor with zinc finger DNA-binding motif; lacks an ortholog in S. cerevisiae; transposon mutation affects filamentous growth; caspofungin induced; mutation causes marginal increase in caspofungin sensitivity) yields the protein MESTLSVSDEKLTNSSTALNNCGDNKESSQVLTTANTTTDNQQVQPKSQHQQSASTEPLSKERTNISLENDLILVDPNQQSKNTVSDSVQDTTGVPSDHGKQQTIGDQIKILISSNPLNIEEYSSHLNRLATILYEENFTSDFLVTLHYKILQLMDELPKFVDLQNPLKSQLYTIIDKNFDILIKLATNYKVMEVSTASIRFLTTVFMNLNYWEVYNLLNKKPVLYHFLNLIEFDLNDCYTRFINDYQRFTYDKITQPTVKSRSRSKVTKKRKVKGDSDFAGSNTATATTSVTTPDANTSHEGKQHRSEAFFSLNPDTSDHDKYVADVISGANVQKRKFRPDVKLEHHRIIKKPQPAADKLSTKSSNYDPDVIHECQLPSAEEPHKLCLRRFSRKYELIRHQETVHSKKKKLFKCFVCVKQNPGVGPRIFTRHDTLAKHIRVNHKISGKEAKAEVAYSKKHAEVVEEGDITVHVGRRKTKVDFELRAHMEKRKSSGDDTNYMETSDLESGEEEVTFNK from the coding sequence ATGGAATCCACATTAAGTGTATCTGATGAAAAGCTTACCAACTCATCAACTGCATTGAATAACTGTGGTGATAATAAAGAACTGTCTCAGGTTCTTACTACGGCAAACACCACAACAGATAATCAACAAGTACAACCAAAACTGCAACATCAACAATCTGCATCAACAGAGCCATTATCGAAAGAAAGAACCAATATTCTGCTAGAAAATGACCTTATTCTAGTGGatccaaatcaacaactgAAGAATACAGTCTCTGATTCAGTACAGGATACGACGGGTGTTCCTTCAGACCATGGCAAACAACAGACTATTGGCGACCAAATTAAAATTCTTATATCTTCGAACCCATTAAATATTGAGGAATATTCTAGTCATTTGAACCGATTGGCTACTATTCTATACGAGGAGAATTTCACTTCTGATTTCTTAGTTACTTTGCATTATAAAATACTTCAACTAATGGACGAATTGCcgaaatttgttgatttgcAAAACCCCTTGAAGTCACAACTATATACAATTATAGACAAGAACTTTGATATATTAATCAAGTTGGCCACGAACTATAAAGTAATGGAGGTTTCAACTGCTTCAATTAGGTTTTTGACTACGGTAtttatgaatttgaattattggGAGGTCTACAACTTGTTGAACAAGAAACCAGTTTTATatcattttttgaatttgattgaatttgatttgaatgattGCTACACTCGATTTATCAATGATTACCAACGATTCACCTACGATAAGATAACTCAGCCAACAGTTAAATCTAGGAGCAGATCCAAAGTCaccaagaaaagaaaagtgaAGGGCGACTCTGATTTTGCGGGATCAAACACTGCTACCGCCACGACAAGTGTGACGACGCCTGATGCTAATACATCTCATGAAGGCAAGCAACATCGTTCCGAAGCATTTTTCTCCCTAAACCCGGATACATCCGACCATGATAAATATGTTGCTGACGTGATATCTGGTGCAAATgtacaaaaaagaaagtttaGACCAGATGTCAAATTGGAGCACCATAGGATAATCAAGAAACCACAACCAGCTGCCGACAAATTGTCCactaaatcatcaaattatGATCCTGATGTGATCCATGAGTGCCAGTTGCCATCTGCAGAAGAGCCCCATAAATTATGTTTGAGAAGattttcaagaaaataCGAGTTGATTAGACACCAAGAAACAGTTCattcaaagaagaaaaaattgttcaaatgCTTTGTTTGTGTGAAACAGAATCCTGGTGTTGGACCCAGAATTTTCACTCGTCACGATACATTGGCTAAACACATTAGGGTAAATCACAAAATATCTGGTAAAGAGGCTAAAGCAGAAGTTGCATATTCCAAAAAACATGCTGAAGTGGTTGAAGAAGGAGATATCACTGTTCATGTAGGTAGAAGGAAAACAAAAGTCGATTTTGAATTACGAGCCCATATGGAGAAACGGAAATCAAGTGGTGATGACACAAATTATATGGAAACTAGTGACCTAGAGTCTGGAGAGGAAGAAGTAACTTTCAATAAGTAG